The following proteins come from a genomic window of Aquimarina sp. MAR_2010_214:
- a CDS encoding addiction module protein: MSNEGILMGLEYITDENGLTKEVRIPIEDWNALTEKYQGIEEEVYEIPEWQKEEVRKRLKNIEEGKEQLLDGPTVLDELEARF, from the coding sequence ATGAGCAACGAAGGAATCCTTATGGGACTAGAATATATCACAGATGAAAATGGTTTAACCAAGGAAGTGCGCATTCCTATTGAAGATTGGAATGCCCTGACTGAAAAATATCAGGGGATTGAAGAAGAAGTGTATGAGATTCCTGAGTGGCAAAAAGAAGAAGTACGAAAACGGCTCAAAAATATTGAAGAAGGTAAAGAACAATTACTGGATGGACCAACCGTGTTAGATGAGTTGGAAGCCAGATTCTAA
- a CDS encoding type II toxin-antitoxin system RelE/ParE family toxin, whose amino-acid sequence MYQFTISEGAKAHIGIAQSWYHSIAPNLSKRFLIRFRQTIQLLTEYPEIKPVAYDNVHCAGVNDFPYTIHYVIDRKQKHINVIGVFHTAAHPDNWKP is encoded by the coding sequence ATGTATCAATTTACTATTTCCGAGGGAGCGAAAGCCCATATTGGGATAGCTCAGAGCTGGTATCACTCTATTGCCCCCAATTTATCCAAACGTTTTCTGATTCGTTTCCGTCAAACCATACAGCTATTAACAGAATATCCTGAAATAAAACCCGTTGCTTACGACAATGTGCATTGTGCCGGAGTGAATGATTTTCCTTATACTATCCATTACGTCATCGATAGAAAACAAAAACATATCAATGTAATCGGTGTTTTCCATACTGCTGCTCATCCTGATAACTGGAAACCCTAA
- a CDS encoding JAB domain-containing protein yields the protein MKTTNTLLSKVSEAKIIYANKVKACDRIKIKWSKDAALLFKESWDYDTIDAFETFKAMYLNRTNQVLAIVTISTGGISYALADPAKVFCGAIKCLASGIILCHNHPSGSLTPSNADKKLTERMKHAGEILGITILDHLIISREGYRSIADEGEL from the coding sequence ATGAAGACAACAAACACCCTTCTGAGCAAAGTATCTGAAGCAAAAATCATCTATGCTAATAAAGTGAAAGCCTGTGATCGCATTAAGATAAAATGGTCAAAAGATGCAGCACTATTATTTAAGGAATCTTGGGATTATGATACGATTGATGCCTTTGAAACATTTAAAGCCATGTATCTCAACAGAACGAATCAGGTACTTGCTATTGTGACTATTTCGACAGGAGGAATCTCATATGCATTGGCAGATCCCGCGAAAGTATTTTGTGGTGCCATTAAGTGTTTAGCTTCTGGTATTATATTATGCCACAATCATCCTAGTGGTTCATTAACGCCTAGTAATGCAGATAAGAAACTTACAGAACGCATGAAGCATGCTGGTGAGATTCTTGGTATAACCATACTAGATCATTTAATCATTTCCAGAGAAGGCTATCGATCCATTGCTGATGAAGGAGAATTATAA
- a CDS encoding helix-turn-helix domain-containing protein: MPEHPVDLYVGQQLRKKRNQCKISQEELAKSVGVTFQQIQKYEKGRNRISSSRLYQFAKLLDCDANYFFEHYEDDSVVLRPSKAAINEKEYHKIKDDFCQLSVENQNAIGKFIKNLSSQK, translated from the coding sequence ATGCCAGAGCATCCAGTCGATCTATATGTCGGTCAACAACTCAGAAAAAAACGAAATCAATGTAAAATATCTCAGGAAGAATTAGCTAAAAGTGTAGGGGTTACTTTTCAGCAGATTCAGAAATATGAAAAAGGCAGGAATAGAATTTCTTCCAGCAGGTTATATCAATTTGCCAAGCTGCTTGATTGTGATGCTAATTACTTTTTTGAACACTATGAAGACGATTCAGTTGTATTACGTCCATCCAAAGCAGCAATTAATGAAAAGGAATATCATAAAATCAAAGACGATTTTTGTCAGTTGTCCGTGGAAAACCAAAATGCTATAGGAAAATTTATCAAAAATCTTTCGTCGCAAAAATAA
- a CDS encoding helix-turn-helix domain-containing protein, whose product MSTEHYNKEIEEQKKEKECIAKAMGQAIRLLRNNKKLSQGKVCKKGNIDPVVFQRYDTGKVAPGIYNLLKIAKGIEIHPSKILEKAVEFLNSDAENNE is encoded by the coding sequence ATGAGTACAGAACACTACAATAAGGAGATAGAAGAACAAAAGAAGGAAAAAGAATGCATTGCTAAAGCAATGGGGCAAGCAATACGCTTATTGAGAAATAACAAAAAACTATCCCAAGGAAAAGTGTGTAAAAAAGGAAATATTGATCCTGTGGTTTTTCAGCGTTACGATACAGGCAAAGTGGCCCCAGGTATTTACAATTTACTCAAGATTGCAAAGGGTATTGAAATCCATCCTTCCAAAATTCTGGAAAAAGCAGTTGAGTTTCTGAACTCAGATGCCGAAAATAACGAATAA
- a CDS encoding replication initiation protein: protein MIKAGELVDVVEVTPLTLTDRKIYNLLIDNADKDIAKPVEHSIDKEKLQLSRRGNERIDDTIERLMGGIAKIKTIRNGESATLRVQLLGRNIEHTRKDGKFYYTFDPILREVFSDSTVFARLKTDVMLSFNGKYALALYEMTAKRINMRKTEEIFSITEFRNLLNVPKGKLKTWNNFKSFAIDPAVAEVNQLATDFRVEINGIKQGRSFVEIEMKWWRTAPDGEESAINELTYSKTGRKARREGTTEEIILPSTELKHLLTDQAQENARKILMKGHNRMGLQNAIQQWEEAFSNKERPDNPNGAFIAFCKKIA from the coding sequence ATGATTAAAGCTGGTGAACTAGTTGATGTAGTAGAAGTGACTCCCCTCACCCTAACTGACCGGAAAATTTATAATCTATTAATAGACAATGCGGATAAAGATATAGCAAAACCTGTGGAGCATTCAATCGATAAAGAAAAACTACAACTATCTAGGCGCGGCAATGAGCGAATAGATGATACAATTGAGCGTCTTATGGGAGGAATAGCAAAAATTAAAACAATTCGTAATGGTGAGTCAGCAACTCTACGTGTTCAACTACTCGGAAGAAACATTGAGCATACCCGTAAAGATGGCAAATTTTATTATACTTTCGATCCTATATTACGGGAAGTATTCTCTGATAGCACTGTATTTGCTCGCTTGAAAACAGATGTAATGCTTTCATTCAATGGAAAATATGCACTGGCATTATATGAGATGACTGCAAAGCGTATTAACATGCGAAAAACAGAAGAAATTTTTTCTATTACAGAGTTTAGAAATCTTCTTAATGTTCCAAAAGGCAAGCTTAAAACTTGGAATAATTTTAAAAGCTTTGCTATCGACCCTGCTGTAGCAGAAGTAAACCAACTAGCAACTGATTTTAGGGTAGAAATTAACGGAATCAAACAAGGCCGTAGCTTTGTCGAAATAGAAATGAAATGGTGGAGAACTGCACCTGATGGAGAGGAATCTGCAATTAATGAACTTACATATTCTAAGACAGGACGTAAGGCAAGGCGCGAAGGAACAACTGAAGAAATAATACTCCCCTCTACTGAACTAAAACATTTACTTACTGATCAAGCACAAGAAAATGCACGCAAAATTCTAATGAAAGGCCATAACCGTATGGGCTTACAAAATGCTATTCAGCAATGGGAAGAAGCATTTAGTAACAAAGAAAGACCTGATAATCCAAATGGAGCTTTTATAGCCTTTTGCAAGAAAATAGCATAA
- a CDS encoding site-specific integrase, which produces MASIKILLWKHDKKKDGTYAIAIRITQNRKTRYIFTGQYLLEKDWDAVKSQVKKSHPNSKRLNNLLLKKLSEAHSVALEIEANNKQTTVKKIKKKIVNNKDSDFFSAAKIYLANLEKRKKFNQKKSDEGRLKIFKAFLKREELAFGDLSVTLLNKFQGHLLHKKNRSERTVVNYMILIRTIYNLAISEEIIGRELYPFGKDKISIKIPESEKIGLNAKEIQLLENAEDITDVQQQAVNIWLFSFYFAGVRVGDVLKLKWSDFKDGRLYYRMGKNKKLVSLKVPEKAQAILEKYRKEKTNRKDLVFPNLKGTDLKDEKRVATRVKTITRNLNRRLEIVAETLKIDKKLSMHIARHSFGNISGDKIPIQMLQKLYRHSSITTTVNYQANFMHKETDEALDKVINF; this is translated from the coding sequence ATGGCATCAATAAAGATACTACTTTGGAAGCATGATAAAAAAAAGGATGGAACCTATGCTATAGCTATAAGGATTACGCAAAATAGAAAAACAAGATATATTTTCACAGGACAGTATCTTTTGGAAAAAGATTGGGATGCTGTCAAAAGTCAGGTGAAAAAATCTCATCCTAATTCTAAAAGACTGAATAACCTCCTCTTAAAAAAACTCAGCGAAGCACATAGTGTTGCTTTGGAAATAGAGGCAAATAACAAACAAACGACTGTAAAAAAGATTAAAAAGAAAATCGTTAATAATAAAGACTCGGATTTCTTTTCTGCGGCTAAAATTTATCTAGCGAATCTTGAAAAGCGAAAGAAATTCAATCAGAAAAAAAGTGATGAAGGACGTTTGAAGATTTTTAAGGCGTTTTTAAAAAGAGAAGAGCTAGCTTTCGGAGATTTAAGCGTTACTTTATTGAATAAGTTTCAAGGTCATTTGTTACACAAAAAGAACCGTTCAGAAAGAACCGTTGTTAATTACATGATACTGATAAGAACAATTTATAACCTTGCGATTTCGGAAGAAATAATTGGTAGAGAGTTGTATCCTTTTGGTAAAGACAAAATCTCAATTAAGATACCTGAAAGTGAAAAAATCGGCTTAAATGCGAAAGAAATTCAGCTTCTGGAGAATGCAGAAGATATTACAGATGTACAGCAACAAGCTGTCAATATATGGCTTTTTAGTTTTTATTTTGCAGGTGTAAGAGTGGGGGATGTGCTAAAGCTTAAATGGTCTGATTTTAAGGATGGCCGTTTATACTATCGAATGGGTAAAAACAAAAAGCTTGTTTCTCTCAAAGTACCGGAGAAGGCCCAAGCGATTCTAGAAAAGTATCGCAAGGAGAAAACCAATAGAAAGGATTTAGTATTTCCTAATCTAAAAGGAACAGATCTCAAAGATGAAAAGCGTGTTGCAACGCGTGTTAAAACGATTACACGTAACCTCAATCGCCGTCTTGAAATTGTAGCAGAAACATTAAAGATTGATAAAAAGTTATCTATGCATATTGCACGTCATAGTTTTGGTAACATATCAGGTGATAAGATACCCATACAAATGCTACAAAAACTTTATCGTCATTCTTCGATTACCACAACTGTTAATTATCAGGCAAACTTTATGCATAAAGAAACGGATGAAGCTTTAGACAAGGTGATAAACTTCTAA
- a CDS encoding DUF4230 domain-containing protein yields MGHLKFEKTYFFIGIFAMFVLIIAIFALIVEKVSSNSFETGYQSGNNDGFLKGNSSGFNRGEMYGDSLGFHRGDSIGFARGFDSKHADILKIEEVFKKLKYEFKPKIYYARIIDNVASVGSSDSDGNYQEFSTVMNSINTELLTFLSDNFELEKKDRNHILAMYRKESHKMNRSAYRRLAYLNKQTHLEKEKTIFSKRNIQGLNNFDSVLGNQICDVVSIFMKGNIVDQYSNFFLKAGAKEICPYVASYAIRPYLVKLKKEGIIKDYERSEIKIKQQVNNQIAEFATAEVTTSAEERFSYVRDMWLGTSRATVQTDSRATTKVGFDLLKRFELKIDHLSQEIIVQFPTPHITSHEVNTQFRDIDDGWFVKVGPDRLNAINYSLRKQLLNEAWDNTNVYYDAIANAEELLKVIFGPISSSMPYPYSVKVKFGNGRERILIDHSNLSMQKVLNASTFKG; encoded by the coding sequence ATGGGGCATCTAAAATTTGAGAAAACATATTTCTTTATTGGGATTTTTGCAATGTTCGTACTTATCATTGCAATTTTCGCATTAATTGTGGAAAAAGTATCTTCAAATTCATTTGAAACTGGGTATCAGAGTGGAAATAATGACGGTTTTTTAAAAGGGAATAGTAGTGGATTTAACCGTGGAGAGATGTATGGGGACAGTCTTGGTTTTCACAGGGGAGATAGTATAGGGTTTGCCAGAGGATTTGATTCTAAGCATGCTGATATACTGAAAATTGAAGAAGTATTCAAAAAACTGAAATACGAGTTTAAGCCTAAAATATACTATGCACGTATTATTGATAATGTGGCTTCTGTGGGTTCATCTGATTCAGATGGAAATTATCAGGAATTTTCTACAGTAATGAACTCAATCAATACCGAACTCCTCACATTCCTGTCTGATAATTTCGAATTGGAGAAGAAAGACAGGAATCATATTTTAGCCATGTATAGAAAAGAAAGCCATAAGATGAACCGTAGCGCATATAGGCGCTTAGCCTATCTTAATAAACAGACGCATCTGGAAAAAGAAAAAACTATTTTTTCTAAAAGAAACATCCAAGGGCTTAACAATTTTGATTCGGTTCTAGGGAATCAAATATGTGATGTGGTCAGTATTTTTATGAAAGGAAATATAGTCGATCAATATTCGAATTTCTTTTTAAAAGCAGGAGCTAAGGAAATTTGCCCATATGTTGCATCATATGCTATTAGACCCTATCTGGTTAAATTAAAGAAAGAAGGTATAATAAAAGATTATGAGCGGTCAGAAATCAAAATCAAACAACAGGTAAATAATCAAATTGCTGAATTTGCCACAGCGGAAGTAACAACTTCAGCAGAAGAAAGATTTAGTTATGTGCGGGATATGTGGTTAGGTACATCTCGTGCAACAGTGCAAACTGATTCAAGAGCAACAACAAAGGTTGGTTTTGACTTACTGAAGCGGTTTGAATTGAAGATTGACCATTTAAGTCAGGAAATTATTGTTCAATTCCCAACTCCACATATTACCTCTCATGAAGTCAATACACAGTTTAGAGATATTGATGATGGTTGGTTCGTTAAAGTAGGGCCAGACCGTTTAAATGCGATAAATTATAGTTTGAGAAAGCAATTATTAAATGAAGCCTGGGATAATACAAACGTATATTATGATGCAATTGCAAATGCCGAAGAATTGTTAAAAGTGATCTTTGGTCCAATATCTTCTTCTATGCCTTATCCGTATTCCGTTAAAGTGAAGTTTGGTAACGGAAGAGAACGAATATTAATTGATCATTCAAACCTTTCTATGCAAAAAGTTTTAAACGCATCAACGTTCAAAGGATGA
- a CDS encoding TraM recognition domain-containing protein yields MKRNTEQRVDRPLDAVIQQYGDENITARDFANNTLILGSPGSGKTSGVLQSLQTGALTASPQMGGLFNTAKQDDLPSILKPITYTGRRDDCIIINALGTYRLNWLEYARQQTPEGSNEAITVLEMMRVFREMVSKSGAVSKDPFWDNMVDKFILSSVILLIYAKVSLSIKKMIKILHSMPKNSEDTKDENFIARSEFMYYLNLALDNPDTKDNDEFDQCVSYFLDEMVQLDQRTLSNIVASIHSNLFPASIGLMATLLDDVESNFSMDMSFDGKIIIIDLPSSVYHEQGNLVTSMLMYLWQKDVMKRDLSLNNRMVFSFVDEAQLTINKQTVAFSSVCRSQQAICIYASQSLAAIKVRLGHHSDHLLDQFINNCGNIYMLSSTNPDTLKLFSDLVGKDYEMRMGFNAGLDSGNHSANASEDYRYILPERIFRLLATGGPRNDYYVEAIFVSAGRIFAEGETYLRVVFDQKMLER; encoded by the coding sequence ATGAAACGAAACACAGAACAACGGGTTGATAGACCGCTGGATGCGGTCATTCAGCAATATGGTGATGAGAATATCACTGCCAGAGATTTTGCCAATAACACATTAATTTTAGGAAGCCCAGGGAGTGGTAAAACGTCCGGTGTTTTGCAAAGCTTGCAAACAGGTGCATTAACCGCATCACCTCAAATGGGAGGGTTATTTAATACCGCAAAACAGGATGATTTACCAAGCATCCTGAAACCCATTACCTATACAGGAAGGCGCGATGATTGCATCATCATTAATGCACTTGGCACATATCGCCTTAACTGGCTCGAATATGCCAGACAGCAAACCCCTGAAGGCTCTAATGAAGCGATTACCGTGTTGGAGATGATGCGGGTATTTCGTGAAATGGTCAGTAAATCGGGAGCCGTATCCAAAGATCCGTTTTGGGATAATATGGTAGACAAATTTATATTATCATCGGTCATATTATTGATCTACGCCAAGGTATCATTATCGATCAAGAAGATGATTAAAATACTTCATTCCATGCCAAAAAATAGTGAGGACACCAAAGATGAGAATTTTATCGCTCGTTCTGAATTTATGTATTACCTCAATCTGGCACTGGATAATCCAGACACGAAAGACAATGATGAGTTTGATCAATGTGTGTCCTACTTCCTCGATGAAATGGTACAGCTAGATCAGCGTACTTTGAGTAATATCGTAGCCAGTATCCATTCAAATTTGTTTCCTGCTTCTATTGGCTTAATGGCTACATTATTGGATGATGTAGAATCCAATTTCTCAATGGATATGAGTTTTGACGGGAAGATCATCATTATAGACCTACCAAGCTCTGTCTATCACGAACAGGGTAATCTAGTCACATCGATGCTCATGTATTTATGGCAGAAAGATGTGATGAAACGTGACCTTTCTTTGAACAACCGAATGGTATTTAGTTTTGTGGATGAAGCGCAACTCACCATTAACAAACAGACGGTGGCATTTTCTAGTGTATGTCGTAGCCAGCAAGCCATATGTATCTATGCTTCCCAGTCATTAGCAGCGATCAAAGTACGGCTAGGGCATCACTCCGATCATTTGCTTGATCAGTTTATCAATAATTGTGGGAATATCTATATGCTGAGTTCTACCAATCCAGACACGTTAAAGTTATTCTCCGATCTGGTCGGTAAAGATTATGAAATGCGTATGGGTTTTAATGCAGGGTTGGATTCTGGCAATCATAGTGCCAATGCTTCAGAAGATTATCGCTATATATTACCGGAGCGTATATTTCGTTTACTGGCAACAGGTGGTCCCAGAAACGACTATTATGTAGAAGCGATTTTTGTATCAGCCGGACGCATTTTTGCTGAAGGGGAAACCTACCTTAGAGTAGTATTTGATCAAAAGATGCTGGAGCGTTAA
- a CDS encoding ParA family protein translates to MKITVYQGKGGVGKTPIATNIALDHEYAIGTNEAFHVYDSFIPDERLIALDLTESFPLFPDDIDVVFDLAGAISKESHSITSAICQSDLVIIPIENNVKSLASGIGTIDEIYDLEDFTGQCLVVATKLAKGRKEHFGRKEWDKSNDFQNIKKALKESNIKLPMKPLKLSNAFEAIFEKEKSIAQLCASDPLLNYHYRDVKAQFDEIYQYIDEV, encoded by the coding sequence ATGAAAATTACGGTATACCAAGGTAAGGGAGGAGTTGGCAAAACACCTATTGCAACTAATATTGCCTTAGACCATGAATATGCAATTGGAACAAATGAAGCTTTTCATGTTTATGACAGTTTTATTCCAGATGAAAGACTAATTGCACTCGATCTTACTGAATCATTTCCATTATTTCCTGATGATATTGATGTTGTGTTTGATTTAGCTGGGGCAATATCTAAAGAATCGCACAGCATTACTTCGGCAATATGTCAATCTGATTTGGTTATTATCCCTATTGAAAATAATGTGAAATCACTGGCTAGTGGGATAGGAACTATAGACGAAATATATGATCTTGAAGACTTTACCGGACAGTGCTTAGTGGTAGCCACAAAGCTAGCAAAAGGCAGGAAAGAGCATTTTGGAAGGAAGGAATGGGATAAAAGCAATGATTTCCAAAATATTAAGAAAGCCTTAAAGGAATCAAATATCAAACTTCCAATGAAGCCGTTAAAATTATCAAATGCCTTTGAAGCTATTTTTGAAAAAGAAAAATCAATAGCCCAGTTATGTGCAAGTGATCCTTTGCTCAACTATCACTATCGAGATGTAAAGGCTCAATTCGATGAAATTTATCAATATATAGATGAGGTGTAG